The proteins below are encoded in one region of Herpetosiphon gulosus:
- a CDS encoding AAA family ATPase yields the protein MIFMEQPSLLLLAGLPASGKSTLTRRLAALGATIVSLDTIRAELGDVTDQSRNSDVLAIAQMRVETALLDGQWVVLDATNLRRAWRARWERLAAELQVPIRIHWVRTPLLLCLWRNWRRERRVPVRVILRMWRETEY from the coding sequence ATGATTTTCATGGAACAGCCCTCACTCCTCCTGCTCGCTGGATTACCCGCGAGCGGCAAGAGTACCCTCACCCGCCGCCTTGCAGCCCTTGGCGCAACCATCGTTTCCCTCGATACGATCCGCGCCGAGCTTGGCGATGTCACCGACCAGTCGCGGAATAGCGATGTCTTGGCCATTGCCCAGATGCGCGTGGAAACCGCCCTGCTCGACGGTCAGTGGGTCGTGCTTGACGCGACCAACCTCCGCCGTGCCTGGCGTGCTCGCTGGGAACGCCTTGCTGCCGAATTGCAGGTTCCGATCCGCATCCACTGGGTGCGCACGCCGTTGCTGCTCTGCCTCTGGCGGAATTGGCGACGCGAACGGCGCGTTCCGGTGCGGGTTATCCTGCGCATGTGGCGGGAAACTGAGTATTAA